A single Brachionichthys hirsutus isolate HB-005 chromosome 17, CSIRO-AGI_Bhir_v1, whole genome shotgun sequence DNA region contains:
- the LOC137906904 gene encoding ubinuclein-2-like, whose protein sequence is MAEPRKVQFVTLSAFAAGEASESRKRRLEDEADFNFGRAAEVEAATGAGGAAGKTGDSDGVGADKPDKRATVRLSLSLCEPDDLSSVEFNYGELIHSLQAKNKLPSVTSSHNLDEPFGDDARERLQVEALAKTFANKYGDIGKKKKKDRMQDLIDIGFGYDETDPFIDNSEAYDELVPASLTTKLGGFYINTGTLQFRAASDSDGEDDKKPDDNQELMMKRRKTKDVSNLEDKNTVPKQGVAALNLHRPEKKKRKKLMKDSLYLAAMLRRFTREKEDATKRSPSVANSGLAGPEPNNPRSATSANHPQASNAARLQGGATANDVSVADLASDPAVMSLMGSVNEKELHDLLGDLDFALLDTDQHAMVAARENGVLGVGVPTLKAAAAAGGGDGGQGRGPGASSGLLAPPPLPGGLPAPLIKRIEDLRAASQQFDQEGRKKFFTLDMNNILLDIELQVQEQPPEVRSNIYSHMEAFVPCNKEALLKRLKKLSLNIQDDRVRTPLLTLKLAVCSVMPEQISKYNMDCMAKVAKQQSEEGEKNGSEEEDEEKPGKRVMGPRKKFVWDEKLRNLLCSLVRVKLSCYELENQGALSVDDYLKAFLDNEVKPLWPKGWMQARILLKESLSVHGHLTGNLVKRRTLPGPKVKAKEGLWIHKTNVTCIPSLPTSTSTLTSNRQAVSFLPSEPICLSDSLDEDLTAPTLDSIAHALALLSNAAKGLGPSDSPLSPPPLQIPTTSPPPVAPHYPSAPQLSASASATQQHSLSKAEATQLAVSAGATAATKLPTSSPTSSSVVSSVARVQAAGLSLASRTANGPYGPIKGSGAVGQTHTQRVATTASANHKPSLLMTWSGKMHPHPSVSPPKQRLPATASPAIPPHQKGFVSLVGRLGTLGGSPGLIKSGAKAGGVGSNGGTAGSSAAPSSSPSPLSRSNIKSFCPAPPVASLPPPTNQTLHSSQAKSHTQHHHQPNFITPMQATITKSSHNSNSSPVIKLTPRPPAPTPSPSSSPSPASSPSQQLSHQMLASQQQQHQYVPKTFRPPFSGSGGGQAKQTQSVCSFAGGQKPQSAASNSSVINSAPNSKGAAACSHPDKTPPTTSAPSVSASHGQRQRMVGGANQSSKAGNAWPNSGTLATSATTSRLSQVSTAGTSLLGSPSALPLGFGLLGGLVPISLPFQFPPLLSFSSPGAAGFGSAQSSNSGYPLAQSDLMDLYKSLQSGSQAALPPHLQLAFSDSNQSQGGEMKRKSH, encoded by the exons ATGGCCGAACCGAGAAAAGTGCAGTTTGTCACCCTCTCGGCCTTCGCAGCCGGGGAAGCCTCGGAGTCTCGCAAACGCCGGCTGGAGGATGAGGCCGACTTCAACTTCGGGAGAGCAGCGGAGGTCGAGGCAGCGACCGGGGCGGGAGGTGCTGCCGGCAAAACCGGCGACAGCGACGGGGTCGGAGCCGATAAGCCCGATAAGCGAGCGACGGTGCGGCTCAGCCTGTCTCTGTGCGAGCCCGACGACCTTTCCTCGGTCGAGTTTAATTACGGCGAGCTCATCCACAGCCTCCAG GCAAAGAATAAACTTCCAAGTGTGACTTCATCTCACAATCTTGACGAGCCCTTCGGTGATGATGCGAGAGAGCGCCTCCAGGTCGAGGCCCTGGCAAAAACGTttgcaaataaatat GGTGACataggaaagaagaaaaagaaggacaGAATGCAGGATCTGATTGATATAGGCTTTGGTTATGATGAGACAGACCCCTTTATCGACAATTCAGAAGCT tatGATGAGCTGGTCCCGGCGTCTTTGACCACAAAGCTGGGAGGATTTTATATAAACACTGGCACGCTGCAGTTCAGAGCCGCCTCTGACTCGGACGGAGAGGATGACAAG AAGCCAGATGACAaccaggagctgatgatgaagagaagaaaaacaaaggacgTGAGCAACTTGGAAGATAAGAACACCGTGCCGAAACAAGG AGTTGCAGCGCTCAACCTCCACCggccagagaagaagaagaggaagaagctcaTGAAGGATTCGTTGTATCTGGCGGCCATGCTCCGCCGCTTCACCCGGGAGAAGGAGGATGCGACGAAAAGGAGCCCCAGCGTGGCTAACTCTGGCCTGGCTGGGCCTGAGCCTAACAATCCTCGCTCTGCAACCTCGGCAAACCACCCGCAAGCCTCCAACGCTGCCCGCCTGCAGGGCGGCGCCACCGCCAATGACGTCTCGGTGGCGGACCTCGCCTCGGAccccgctgtgatgtcactgatggGCTCTGTCAATGAGAAGGAACTCCACGACCTCCTGGGTGACCTGGACTTCGCCCTGTTGGACACTGACCAGCATGCAATGGTTGCAGCCCGGGAGAACGGCGTCTTGGGCGTTGGTGTTCCAACccttaaagcagcagcagcagcaggaggaggagacgggggcCAAGGGCGAGGCCCGGGGGCTTCAAGTGGGCTGTTAGCCCCGCCTCCGCTGCCTGGCGGCCTGCCTGCTCCGCTTATTAAGCGCATCGAGGACCTGAGGGCG GCCTCGCAGCAGTTTGATCAAGAGGGCAGGAAGAAATTCTTCACTTTGGACATGAATAACATTCTCCTGGA CATTGAGTTGCAGGTCCAGGAGCAGCCTCCCGAGGTGCGCTCAAACATCTACTCTCACATGGAGGCATTCGTTCCGTGCAACAAGGAAGCCCTCCTCAAACGCCTGAAGAAGCTCAGTCTCAACATCCAG gaTGATCGAGTGCGGACGCCATTGCTGACGCTGAAGTTGGCGGTGTGCAGTGTGATGCCAGAGCAGATCTCCAAATACAACATGGACTGCATGGCCAAGGTCGCAAA GCAGCAGTCAGAGGAAGGTGAGAAGAACGgctccgaggaggaggatgaggagaaaccAGGGAAAAGGGTGATGGGTCCACGCAAGAAGTTTGTCTGGGATGAAAAGCTCAG GAACCTGCTGTGCAGCTTGGTGCGAGTGAAGCTAAGCTGCTATGAGCTGGAGAACCAAGGAGCGCTGTCTGTGGACGACTACCTCAAGGCCTTCTTAGACAATGAGGTCAAACCACTGTGGCCGAAGGGCTGGATGCaggccag GATTTTGTTGAAGGAGAGTCTTTCCGTTCACGGTCACCTCACGGGAAACCT AGTCAAGAGGAGAACGTTGCCGGGACCGAAGGTCAAAGCCAAG GAGGGTCTTTGGATCCACAAAACAAACGTGACCTGCATCCCGTCTTTACCCACTTCCACCTCCACTCTGACCTCAAACCGCCAGGCCGTCTCTTTCTTGCCCTCGGAGCCCATCTGTCTGTCGGACTCTCTGGACGAGGACCTGACTGCCCCCACTCTGGACTCCATCGCCCACGCGCTGGCCCTCCTCAGCAATGCCGCCAAGGGCCTGGGCCCCTCAGACAGCCCCTTGTCCCCGCCTCCGTTGCAGATTCCCACCacttctcctccccccgttgCCCCCCACTACCCCTCAGCCCCCCAGCTCTCTGCCTCGGCGTCCGCGACGCAGCAGCATTCCCTCTCTAAGGCGGAGGCCACTCAGCTCGCTGTGTCCGCTGGGGCGACGGCGGCGACAAAGCTTCCAACCTCTTCTCCTACCTCGTCGTCCGTCGTCTCCTCCGTGGCTCGTGTGCAAGCGGCAGGCTTGTCGCTCGCATCCAGGACTGCTAACGGTCCCTACGGCCCAATCAAAGGTTCTGGCGCCGTGGGTCAGACCCACACTCAGAGGGTCGCTACCACggcctcagccaatcacaagccGAGCTTGTTGATGACCTGGAGCGGCAAGATGCATCCGCACCCCTCCGTTTCACCTCCGAAGCAGCGGCTTCCTGCCACGGCTTCCCCGGCGATCCCCCCCCATCAGAAGGGATTTGTGAGCCTGGTGGGGAGACTGGGAACTCTGGGAGGCTCCCCGGGACTGATCAAGAGCGGCGCCAAAGCCGGCGGCGTCGGCAGCAACGGCGGCACAGCGGGCAGCAGTGCCGCGCCGTCTTCCTCCCCGTCCCCTCTGTCCCGCTCCAACATAAAGTCcttctgccccgcccccccagtgGCCTCTTTGCCACCCCCCACCAATCAAACGCTGCACTCCTCTCAAGCGAAATCCCACACGCAGCACCACCACCAGCCCAACTTCATCACGCCCATGCAGGCCACCATCACAAAGTCGTCCCACAACAGCAACTCCTCTCCCGTCATCAAGCTCACCCCCCGTCCCCCCGCGCCGACCCCGTCTCCCTCGTCCTCCCCTTCCCCGGCGTCCTCACCCTCCCAGCAGCTGTCCCATCAGATGCTGgccagtcagcagcagcagcaccagtaCGTCCCTAAAACCTTTCGACCGCCCTTCAGCGGGTCGGGGGGTGGGCAGGCAAAGCAAACGCAGAGCGTCTGCAGCTTCGCCGGCGGCCAGAAGCCTCAGTCCGCCGCCAGCAACAGTAGCGTCATCAACAGCGCCCCCAACAGCAAGGGAGCGGCGGCATGCAGTCACCCGGACAAGACTCCCCCAACGACTTCTGCACCTTCAGTCTCAGCCAGTCACGGCCAGAGGCAGAGGAtggtgggcggggctaaccAGAGCTCAAAGGCGGGAAACGCTTGGCCGAACTCTGGGACTTTGGCCACGTCCGCCACAACGTCACGCCTCTCACAG GTATCAACAGCAGGAACGTCCCTCCTGGGCAGCCCCTCGGCTCTCCCCCTCGGCTTTGGGCTGTTGGGAGGCCTCGTGCCCATCTCTCTCCCCTTCCAGTTCCCCCCATTGCTCAGTTTTAGCTCTCCTGGAGCCGCTGGCTTTGGCTCAGCCCAGAGCTCCAACTCAGGATACCCTCTAGCACAGAGCGACCTAATGG
- the ift56 gene encoding intraflagellar transport protein 56, translating into MILSRTKPAVGGESPASISEKKKSKSKVPSLEEYLQQRDYLGALTLLEFKRSIGEKEEHADLWIGYCAFHLSDYKRAMEEYKSLTNKPDCPAQVWVFLACTLFFLGLYKEAEEAASNAPVSPLQNRLLFHLAHKFNDEKKLMGFHQNLEDVTEDQLSLASIHYMRSHYQEAIDVYKRLLLQNRDFLALNVYVALCYYKLDYYDVSQEVLAVYLQSMSDSTIALNLKACNHFRLYNGRAAEAELKNLIDISSCSFEFAKELIRHNLVVFRGGEGALQVLPPLIDVIPEARLNLVIYYLRQDDVQEAYNLIQDLVPTTPQEYILKGVVNAALGQEIGSRDHLKIAQQFFQSVGGSASECDTIPGRQCMASCFFLLGQFEDVLVYLTSVKGYFYNDDAFNFNFAQAKAALGNYKEAEEVFLLIQSDKIKNDYVYLSWLARCYIMNQKSRLAWELYLKMGTSSDSFSLLLLIANDCYKMGQFFYAAKAFDALEKLDPDSNYWEGKRGACVGVLQLILANKESKEKLKEVVPLLLNSGNPQVEYIVRVMRKWAKENRVLLS; encoded by the exons TTTAAGAGAAGCATTGGCGAGAAAGAGGAGCATGCGGACCTCTGGATTGGCTACTGCGCCTTTCACTTGAGTGATTACAAGAGAGCTATGGAG GAGTACAAGTCTCTGACGAACAAGCCTGACTGTCCTGCCCAGGTGTGGGTGTTCCTGGCCTGCACCCTGTTTTTTCTGGGCCTGTATAAAGAGGCTGAGGAGGCAGCGTCTAACG CACCCGTTTCACCGCTGCAAAACCGACTTCTCTTCCACTTGGCTCACAAG TTCAACGATGAGAAGAAGCTGATGGGATTCCACCAGAACCTGGAGGATGTGACAGAGGATCAGTTGAGCCTGGCATCCATCCATTACATGCGCTCCCACTACCAGGAGGCTATAGACGTCTACAAACGCCTTCTACTGCAGAACAG AGACTTCCTGGCCCTGAATGTTTACGTAGCGCTGTGCTACTATAAGCTGGACTACTACGATGTGTCTCAGGAAGTGTTGGCCGTCTACCTGCAGAGCATGTCCGATTCCACTATTGCCCTCAACCTTAAGGCCTGCAACCATTTCAGACTCTACAATGGCAGGGCAGCGGAG GCTGAGTTGAAGAACTTAATAGacatctcctcctgctcctttgaGTTTGCTAAGGAGCTTATCCGACACAACCTG GTGGTGTTTCGTGGTGGTGAGGGAGCGTTGCAGGTGCTGCCTCCCCTGATTGATGTGATTCCTGAGGCCAGACTCAACCTGGTCATCTACTATCTCAGACAAG ATGATGTCCAGGAAGCTTACAACCTCATACAAGATTTGGTGCCCACGACACCTCAG GAGTATATTTTGAAAGGAGTTGTAAATGCTGCACTGGGACAAGAAATTGGATCA AGGGATCACCTGAAAATTGCCCAGCAGTTCTTCCAGTCGGTCGGTGGCTCGGCCAGTGAATGCG ATACGATCCCCGGCAGACAGTGCATGGcctcctgcttcttcctcttgGGACAGTTTGAAGATGTTCTCGTATATCTCACCTCAGTCAAG ggttACTTCTACAATGACGACGCCTTCAATTTCAACTTTGCTCAGGCTAAAGCAGCACTAGGCAACTACAAAGAAGCAGAAGAG gtTTTTCTGCTGATTCAGAGCGACAAGATCAAGAATGACTACGTATATCTTAGCTGGCTGGCACGATGCT ACATAATGAACCAGAAGAGTCGGCTTGCCTGGGAGCTTTATTTGAAGATGGGAACTTCCTCTGATtccttcagtttgctgctgctCATTGCAAACGACTGTTACAAG ATGGGACAGTTCTTCTATGCAGCTAAAGCGTTTGATGCACTGGAGAAACTCGACCCGGACTCCAATTATTGGGAAGGCAAGAGAGGGGCATGTGTCGGCGTCTTGCAGCTCATTCTTGCAAACAAGGAGTCTAA agAGAAACTTAAAGAGGTGGTGCCCCTGCTGCTGAATTCAGGAAACCCCCAGGTTGAATACATTGTCCGAGTTATGAGAAAGTGGGCAAAGGAAAACAGGGTCCTGCTGTCATGA